One genomic region from Methanocaldococcus fervens AG86 encodes:
- the thrC gene encoding threonine synthase, translating into MLQKCIKCGKTYDVDEIVYTCECGGLLEIVYDYEEIKDKVSKEKLREREIGVWRYLEYLPVKDESKIVTLHEGGTPLYRCKNLEEELGVKELYVKNEGANPTGSFKDRGMTVGVTRANELEVDVVGCASTGNTSASLAAYSARSGKKCIVLLPEGKVALGKLAQAMFYGAKVIQVKGNFDDALDMVKQLAKEKLIYLLNSINPFRLEGQKTIAFEICDQLNWEVPDRVIVPVGNAGNISAIWKGFKEFEITGITDELPKMTGIQAEGAKPIVEAFKKKAKDIIPYKNPETIATAIRIGNPVNAPKALDAIYSSGGYAEAVTDEEIVEAQKLLARREGIFVEPASASSIAGLKKLLEDGVIDRDERIVCITTGHGLKDPDAAIRASEEPIKIECDLEVLKRILKEL; encoded by the coding sequence ATGTTACAAAAATGTATAAAGTGTGGAAAAACTTACGATGTTGATGAGATTGTTTATACATGCGAGTGTGGAGGTTTATTGGAAATTGTTTATGACTACGAAGAAATAAAGGACAAAGTCTCAAAAGAAAAATTAAGGGAAAGAGAGATTGGCGTTTGGAGATACTTAGAGTATTTGCCAGTAAAAGATGAAAGTAAAATCGTTACTTTGCATGAGGGAGGAACGCCATTATACAGATGTAAAAACTTAGAGGAAGAGTTGGGAGTTAAAGAACTCTATGTGAAAAATGAGGGGGCTAACCCAACTGGAAGCTTTAAAGATAGGGGAATGACCGTTGGTGTAACAAGGGCTAATGAATTGGAAGTTGATGTTGTTGGCTGTGCTTCAACTGGGAATACCTCTGCCTCTTTAGCCGCTTACTCAGCAAGAAGTGGGAAGAAGTGTATAGTTCTATTGCCGGAAGGGAAAGTAGCTTTAGGAAAATTAGCCCAGGCAATGTTTTATGGGGCTAAAGTTATTCAGGTTAAAGGAAACTTTGACGATGCATTAGATATGGTTAAACAGTTGGCAAAGGAAAAATTAATCTATTTGCTAAATTCAATAAACCCATTTAGATTAGAGGGGCAGAAGACAATAGCCTTTGAGATATGCGACCAATTAAACTGGGAGGTTCCAGATAGAGTTATAGTCCCTGTAGGTAATGCTGGAAACATCTCAGCTATATGGAAAGGATTTAAGGAATTTGAAATAACAGGTATTACAGATGAGTTACCAAAAATGACTGGAATTCAGGCGGAAGGTGCTAAGCCAATTGTTGAAGCATTTAAAAAGAAAGCTAAGGATATCATTCCATACAAAAATCCAGAAACAATTGCAACAGCTATAAGGATTGGAAATCCTGTAAATGCTCCAAAGGCTTTAGATGCGATATACTCATCTGGAGGTTATGCTGAAGCAGTTACAGATGAAGAGATTGTTGAAGCTCAAAAGTTGTTGGCAAGGAGAGAAGGAATATTTGTTGAACCTGCTTCAGCTTCATCAATAGCTGGACTGAAAAAGTTATTGGAAGATGGAGTTATTGACAGAGATGAAAGAATTGTTTGTATAACAACTGGACATGGTTTAAAAGACCCTGACGCGGCAATAAGAGCAAGTGAAGAGCCAATAAAAATTGAATGTGATCTTGAAGTTTTAAAAAGAATTTTGAAGGAGTTGTAA
- the leuD gene encoding Isopropylmalate/citramalate isomerase small subunit, with protein MQSVIKGRVWKFGDNIDTDAILPARYLVYTKPEELAQFVMTGADPEFPKKVKPGDIIVGGKNFGCGSSREHAPLGLKGAGISCVIAESFARIFYRNAINVGLPLIECKGISEKVNEGDELEVNLETGEIKNLTTGEVLKGNKLPEFMMEILEAGGLMPYLKKKMAETQ; from the coding sequence ATGCAGAGTGTAATAAAAGGAAGGGTCTGGAAATTTGGAGATAACATAGATACGGATGCCATATTGCCAGCAAGATACTTAGTTTATACAAAACCAGAGGAATTAGCTCAATTTGTCATGACTGGGGCAGACCCTGAATTTCCAAAGAAAGTTAAGCCTGGAGATATAATAGTTGGGGGCAAGAACTTTGGATGCGGTTCAAGTAGAGAACATGCTCCATTGGGATTAAAAGGAGCTGGAATTAGCTGTGTTATTGCTGAGAGTTTTGCAAGAATATTTTACAGAAACGCCATCAACGTTGGATTACCATTAATTGAATGTAAAGGAATTTCAGAGAAGGTTAATGAAGGAGATGAATTGGAGGTTAATTTAGAAACTGGAGAGATTAAAAACTTAACTACTGGAGAGGTTTTAAAAGGTAATAAATTGCCAGAGTTTATGATGGAAATTTTAGAGGCTGGAGGATTAATGCCTTACTTAAAGAAAAAGATGGCTGAAACTCAGTAA